The Lactuca sativa cultivar Salinas chromosome 2, Lsat_Salinas_v11, whole genome shotgun sequence genome includes the window AAGCACCATCATGTTCTGTTGTTGCATGTTTCCAAATATAGACATTTTCTCTGGATCATTGTCGTTATCTATAAACGCCAAATACGACTTACCATTCTTTTCATAGATGTAATTCTCTCTTGGCATTTCCCAATTCGCACCACTAAAATGAAACACCAACTTCGGTATATCCCAATTGACATCACTCGGAGAGTTGAAATATCGATTAAGACCCTGATATGGCGGATTGTCATCCTTTGACATATTGACCTTTGTTTGCTTCATTAACTCATTTTCAATCATGTTAATAATatctttctctaagtaagtaaaTGTCGAACCTGAGTCTATAATCATCCCACCCGTTCCATCTGTTTTTATCGCAAAGTCAGATGTACTGACACCCAATTTGGTTTTGCCAACCGAGATACCTTCAAGAGCGATGTAGTAATATGACTTGTTCCCTTGTTTGAGCAAAGGGGTAGTTTGGACATTTGTCATGGCAATCTTTGTGTTGGATCCCGTTAACAAAATGCTTTGTTCCGACTTGTGAGACCTAGAAGCCAGACAATATGAGAAGACATTTATGTTTAATTGTGAAACCAACGACAACTTCCCACGACCCATTCCTACTACTCCATTATATTTATTGAAACTTTTTTTATCGTTTGGTGTTCCACATGCAAAGGTTATATTACTACTCACGCCTCCAATGATTACCTTTTCTCCCCCCATACTTACTTTTATGGACTCCCCATCAGCGTATTCTTGGGTGCACCCAAAACTATCGCAACTTTCTTCACTTTTAAAGAAGGATTTAGACTTACTTGAGTCATAAAAACGTGAAGAAGAATCACATTTGGTCCATATGAGGTCGCTTCCGGTGTCCACTACGGCTGAAAAGATCACCGGTGGAGTCCCGATGGCTAGCTTTGTAACGTACAGGTCGTTGGATGCTTGTGTTGGGGATGTTATTTCTGCTGCATTAGTCTCACTCATTGAGCTTGGAGTAAATTGGTTTTTGGGGAAGCTTTTGGCTAAATCGACATGAGTTAGGGGTAGTCGAAGGTCGGGTGGTGGTTTTTCGGTTGGGTTTGTTGCAAAACATGATGTGGGATTGTTTTCTAGAAGTAAGTGAAAGAGTATTACTAGAAGGATTGGAGATGCAAGAAAGATTGATGAGGCCATGAGTAAGAGAATACTGTTGAGTTGTGATTTATGAATATGAATGTATGaagtatatataatatatacacaTGTCAGTATATCACGTTTGAATTACTACAGTTAAGCTTCTTGTTATTTGGAgtacaaaaagggcgagaaacttCGTGTTGACTTTAAGTCGTTGGGCAGAAATGTTGAGTCTTGGTCGCTGGAGTAGAGGTTGGGCAAGGAATTTAACCATTgactagaaaataaaaaaataaaaatgagtaGAATCTTTCAAAATAAACGAAGGAATGATATTATTTCAAGGGGAGGTGAGGGACTCCCAAGAGTTAGGAATAAGGAGTTACTGTATTTAGGGGTGAACAAAAACCAAACCgacaaaaaaaaaactgcaaaaaCCACAATAAATCACAACCGACACAAAAACCGATGgtgcaaattttattttttttgaaaaaccgaatTTATTGGTGTGGTGCGGTTTTTATCTATAAACCGGACCACgaaaaccgaaccgcaccgcaaGCTTACTAACAATAAAATAAATcactaatttatattatataattatacatattatttaaaaactaataaattctaatttatacatatattatatattgAACTTGATGGTAATCAGTTATTAGGTATAATGTATAATATGTGAGTTTGTCACTTCGTGTTTGTGACTTAATAATTATGTATAAAGTGTAAACACTATGTGGGTTACAACTTGGAAGCTTATAACTTCTAAGCacaaattgaataaaaaaaatgagcTTGAGAATATGGGTTGCAAATGAAGTGATCaagtaaacaacataaaatactcaAAATTACAACTTTTAAATGTGAGGAAACGAAATGATAGCATGTCATACAATCATAAATCTTCACATGAACACAACGGTTAAAAAAATCGTATCAGTGAGCATAAAAAACCGCACCATATGTTTGAATCAGTTTAAAACCGACACCGAACCGCTGCAAACCGAAACCGCGCTCACAAACCATTGAAAAACCGCACCCCGCGGTTTTTAGAATTAAAACCGCACCTTGCGGCTTGTAATTCGGTTTGACCCTAAAACCGCACCAAACTGCACCATGATTACCCCTGGTATTTATGGGTAAATGGGGTGAGACTGATAGATTAAGttgtttaaaaaatattaataaatgtgaaaataaagggttgaaattcaatttttttcttataaatacaaaataaaataataaaggtAATATAGTTATTTTATGTTTGACAAATGATGAATTATTTAGATTTAAACTAACAATGGATGCAACGTGCAAGTTTAAACCAGACGGGGGACGGTACAAGTTAATATTAAAAAATAGAGACTGAACGTATATTTTAATATCTATACGAGGGATTTAACTTACTCtagtatatataattattttattttagttacTCATTTTACTGCAACAACAATATTTAACTTTTACAAATATAACTTAGTTTTTCCAccaattttatttaataaaaacatatattcaTAATTTTCTTCAATAGAAAAGCTTTTTTTTGAGGCTTTTTCTACGAGCTAAATAATTTTATCAATAGTTTGAAGATTCTGATTCAGCGATTTTGACCAAACAAACATAGTACCAACTTCTCCCACCACCTGATTTGTATGATCAACAAACGATCCAAAATTTAGCCCAATATGATAATCATGCTATACCCAATTTTAGGACGATTGCAAGATTGTATCCGATTGAGGATTTTATCACCGGTTAAGTTAACGGAAATGAATCAAGTAATTGAAAATTAGCCATTtccaaaataaaaacattaagaaGATGCATTTCTCTGGTAAATCTTTGATCGAAACAACAGAATTAAATCGGTTAGCACTCAAGATATTTAGTTGAATCATATACGATTGAAAGCAAAAGTGACGATATGGTGATGCTCTTAAAACACTCTTCGACGTTCAAGATCACCGTTGATAATTATAAAGCTAACAAATGAATTATTTTCAGAAAATTCATACGGAATAAGTAAAACAATTCACCAGGCCAATCCAAAATTCAACATACTCCATTCGGTTTTTGATGATCATAGAGATAGATAGCAAACCACAGGTTCATTAAtttttatatatacattttttataaaaattcaaagATATTAGATATTTATAGGTAAGGTAGGTCTTAAATTTTTGTTAAGACAGGTCCCTAAAAAAATTTCGAATTCTTCAACTATCACAAATTTTCAGGTAAGCTTGACGGATGAAGCTTTTCAGCTGTTTTCATTTGGTCTGATCTTCATACGCGTCTCTGTTTACATGTGAATTTCACTAAATTAGTCAGTAGGTTACATGTAAAAGAGGGATGCTCACAAGGTGTTCGACAAAATGCCAGTTA containing:
- the LOC111897472 gene encoding aspartic proteinase nepenthesin-1; the encoded protein is MASSIFLASPILLVILFHLLLENNPTSCFATNPTEKPPPDLRLPLTHVDLAKSFPKNQFTPSSMSETNAAEITSPTQASNDLYVTKLAIGTPPVIFSAVVDTGSDLIWTKCDSSSRFYDSSKSKSFFKSEESCDSFGCTQEYADGESIKVSMGGEKVIIGGVSSNITFACGTPNDKKSFNKYNGVVGMGRGKLSLVSQLNINVFSYCLASRSHKSEQSILLTGSNTKIAMTNVQTTPLLKQGNKSYYYIALEGISVGKTKLGVSTSDFAIKTDGTGGMIIDSGSTFTYLEKDIINMIENELMKQTKVNMSKDDNPPYQGLNRYFNSPSDVNWDIPKLVFHFSGANWEMPRENYIYEKNGKSYLAFIDNDNDPEKMSIFGNMQQQNMMVLYDLVKNSLSFKTEKCSLL